The Phragmites australis chromosome 15, lpPhrAust1.1, whole genome shotgun sequence genome window below encodes:
- the LOC133892302 gene encoding uncharacterized protein LOC133892302 produces MDAATPVSIRLRRSTPTHDAYTVRLANHRFAALATARPADARRWVTTTRWLHAGLLRRGRLVVGLGVQWTPTRRPLHGAPPPPATLQLCVGHRCLVFHIAQADAIPETLRRFLADPRVAFVGSGSANDRRMLWVHYGIHVASGRELRAMAGIGNASMEEMADRFLGYPGIEKPWDVAMSAWHVPRLSMEQVEYACVDAYLAFRLGVHLCPAGAAGRQPQLVREAPPAQRAPVLVRQRPAPPAARAPAVNYAVPSPQAFCTVPRVECSPRAFCGVAAVGVNAANSSSKVVDTRASITRSDTDAETDYDGDVGDTATHGLPIRAYASDSDDDDFSSDGFEHVRFGVFTDEEEDEDDGVNYYVGAGPLGVDDVNGNGDDQEDEDDYTGYTGIGMLSVDVHDEEGNKEYTEIGILTADNNRDGSEEFVVDGVATANVEEEVDGDYQAFQYLGHSDAVFDHGEDDVHGQDDWYDQEDYGIDQDDDDGLEEFYLL; encoded by the coding sequence ATGGACGCCGCCACccccgtctccatccgcctccGCCGCTCCACGCCCACGCACGACGCCTACACCGTCCGCCTCGCCAACCACCGCTTCGCCGCCCTCGCCACTGCACGCCCCGCCGACGCGCGCCGCTGGGTCACCACCACCCGCTGGCTCCACGCTggcctcctccgccgcggccgcctcgTCGTCGGCCTCGGCGTCCAGTGGACCCCGACCCGACGGCCCCTCCATGGCGCACCCCCACCTCCCGCCACCCTGCAGCTCTGCGTCGGCCACCGCTGCCTCGTCTTCCACATCGCCCAGGCCGACGCCATCCCGGAGACTCTGCGACGCTTCCTCGCCGACCCGCGGGTCGCCTTCGTCGGCTCGGGGTCCGCCAACGACCGCCGCATGCTGTGGGTCCACTACGGCATCCACGTCGCGTCCGGGCGCGAGCTGCGCGCCATGGCTGGCATCGGGAACGCCTCGATGGAGGAGATGGCCGATCGATTCCTCGGGTACCCCGGGATCGAGAAGCCCTGGGACGTCGCCATGAGCGCCTGGCACGTGCCCCGCCTCTCGATGGAGCAGGTCGAGTACGCCTGCGTCGACGCCTACCTCGCCTTCCGCCTCGGCGTCCACCTCTGCCCTGCCGGCGCGGCCGGTCGCCAGCCCCAGCTCGTCCGCGAGGCGCCTCCCGCCCAGCGCGCTCCCGTCCTCGTCCGCCAGCGCCCGGCTCCTCCCGCCGCGCGCGCTCCAGCGGTCAACTATGCGGTGCCTTCTCCTCAGGCGTTCTGCACGGTGCCTCGCGTCGAGTGCTCTCCTCGGGCGTTCTGTGGAGTGGCAGCCGTGGGTGTCAACGCggccaacagcagcagcaaggtcGTGGACACTCGCGCCAGCATCACTAGATCGGACACGGACGCCGAGACGGACTACGACGGTGACGTGGGCGACACTGCTACCCATGGTCTGCCCATTCGAGCTTACGCTTCAGATTCAGACGACGATGACTTCTCTTCGGATGGGTTCGAGCACGTCAGGTTCGGAGTGTTCACggacgaggaggaagacgaggatGATGGTGTGAACTACTACGTCGGGGCTGGACCTCTCGGTGTCGATGACGTCAACGGCAATGGGGATGAtcaggaggatgaggacgaCTACACGGGGTACACCGGCATCGGAATGCTCAGTGTGGACGTCCACGATGAGGAAGGCAACAAGGAGTACACTGAGATCGGAATTCTCACTGCTGACAACAATAGGGATGGGTCTGAAGAGTTCGTCGTCGACGGGGTGGCCACTGCCAATGTCGAGGAAGAGGTTGATGGTGACTATCAAGCATTCCAGTACCTTGGCCACAGCGATGCGGTGTTCGACCACGGGGAGGACGATGTGCATGGACAAGATGATTGGTATGATCAGGAGGACTATGGGATTGAtcaggacgacgacgacgggctCGAAGAGTTCTACTTGCTTTGA